One window of Leifsonia sp. AK011 genomic DNA carries:
- a CDS encoding alpha/beta hydrolase yields MNLDTSAVLWSAPERERAGRPLLVLLHGYGSHEGDLFALSPALPLGPVVASVRAPLRESGGFAWWSLDGATPGAPDADAVDAAAIAVLDWLDTLEYTSVSILGFSQGGAMTLQLLRHAPERFAAAVCLAGFVPTATHPGDARLAEVRPPVFWGRGTSDPVIPDYAVERTTEWLPGHADATIRIYEGLGHSISTEELTDFAGFLGAHS; encoded by the coding sequence ATGAATCTCGACACGTCAGCAGTGCTGTGGTCGGCACCGGAACGCGAGCGAGCCGGGCGTCCGTTGCTCGTCCTGCTGCACGGTTACGGGTCGCACGAGGGCGATCTTTTCGCGCTGTCGCCCGCACTTCCGTTGGGACCGGTCGTGGCATCCGTGCGGGCACCGCTGAGGGAGAGCGGCGGCTTCGCCTGGTGGTCCCTCGACGGCGCAACGCCCGGCGCTCCCGACGCCGACGCGGTCGATGCAGCGGCGATCGCTGTGCTCGACTGGCTCGACACCCTCGAGTACACGAGCGTGAGCATCCTGGGCTTCTCGCAGGGTGGGGCGATGACACTGCAGTTGCTGCGCCACGCACCGGAGCGCTTCGCGGCGGCGGTGTGCCTCGCGGGATTTGTGCCGACAGCCACCCACCCGGGGGATGCCCGTCTCGCCGAGGTGCGTCCGCCCGTGTTCTGGGGCCGGGGCACGAGCGACCCCGTGATCCCCGACTACGCCGTGGAGCGGACGACCGAGTGGCTACCGGGACACGCCGACGCCACGATCCGCATCTACGAGGGTCTCGGCCACTCGATCTCGACCGAGGAGCTCACCGACTTCGCCGGATTCCTGGGCGCCCACTCCTGA
- a CDS encoding ATP-binding protein, with the protein MSISPGLLPIGIELEGGEPAVLNAARFNRHTFWCGQSGSGKTYALGVVLEQLLAHTGLPMVIFDPNADFVRLGEVRSDAPKDAAAPLRERDIRVLRAGDTLRVRFQALPVRIKAALLSIDPLRDREEYRVMLDLAESLRRSHPQEVVADLLSSEDSAQRALGLRIANLGVLDWDMWAYDRQSASEVIAERPDATVLDIGGYEHADQSLLVALSVLDDLWQRREERRPVLLVIDEAHNLASGELDSPLGQAVREQLIRIAAEGRKYGLWLLLSTQRPSKVHPGIISQCDNLALMKMSSPLDLQELAAVFGFAPDALLARSPLFAQGQALFAGGFIAQPELVQMGARLTHEGGSDVRVPLR; encoded by the coding sequence ATGTCGATCAGTCCAGGTCTTCTGCCCATCGGAATCGAGCTCGAGGGCGGCGAGCCCGCCGTGCTGAACGCCGCGCGTTTCAACCGCCACACGTTCTGGTGCGGCCAGAGCGGCTCGGGCAAGACCTACGCCCTGGGTGTCGTGCTCGAGCAGCTCCTCGCGCACACGGGGCTGCCCATGGTGATCTTCGACCCCAACGCCGATTTCGTGCGACTGGGGGAGGTGCGCAGTGATGCGCCGAAGGATGCCGCTGCGCCACTGCGGGAACGTGACATCCGGGTTCTCCGCGCCGGCGACACGCTCCGCGTTCGCTTCCAGGCACTGCCCGTTCGGATCAAGGCCGCGCTCCTGAGTATCGACCCCCTGCGGGATCGCGAGGAGTACCGGGTGATGCTCGACCTCGCCGAGTCGCTCCGGCGCAGCCACCCGCAGGAGGTCGTCGCGGACCTCCTGTCGAGCGAGGATTCCGCACAGCGCGCCCTGGGCCTGCGGATCGCCAACCTCGGTGTGCTCGACTGGGACATGTGGGCATACGACCGGCAGTCGGCATCCGAGGTCATCGCCGAACGCCCCGACGCGACGGTGCTCGACATCGGGGGATACGAGCACGCCGACCAGTCGTTGCTGGTCGCTCTCTCCGTGCTCGATGACCTCTGGCAGCGACGCGAGGAGCGGCGACCCGTCCTGCTCGTGATCGATGAGGCGCACAACCTCGCGTCCGGGGAACTCGACTCCCCACTCGGTCAGGCCGTGCGCGAACAGCTCATTCGCATCGCCGCCGAGGGCCGCAAGTACGGGCTGTGGCTGCTGCTCTCGACGCAACGGCCGTCGAAGGTGCACCCCGGCATCATCTCCCAGTGCGACAACCTGGCGCTCATGAAGATGAGTTCGCCCCTCGACCTTCAGGAGCTCGCGGCAGTCTTCGGATTCGCCCCCGATGCCCTGCTCGCGCGGTCACCGCTCTTCGCCCAGGGGCAGGCGCTCTTCGCCGGAGGGTTCATCGCCCAGCCGGAGCTCGTGCAGATGGGGGCGCGTCTCACGCACGAGGGCGGTTCCGATGTGCGAGTGCCGCTGCGCTGA
- a CDS encoding NUDIX hydrolase family protein → MSSVGTPDPNSGWLSEEELAETRRRLPLLYVEAIPVRVDGLGRVTEVGTLLRATNGEISRTLVSGRVMYGETLRDALFRHLEKDLGPMAFPLLPASPVPFQVAEYFPWPGSSQFMDSRQHAVALAFVVPVTGTCEPRQDALELTWLRPAEAASDAVTSDMEGGRGALLRAALASVGVLP, encoded by the coding sequence ATGAGCTCCGTGGGAACGCCCGACCCGAACTCCGGCTGGCTCTCCGAAGAGGAGCTGGCCGAGACGCGTCGTCGACTGCCGCTTCTGTACGTCGAGGCGATCCCGGTACGGGTCGACGGGCTCGGTCGCGTGACCGAGGTGGGCACGCTGCTTCGGGCCACGAACGGCGAGATCAGCCGCACCCTCGTGTCCGGTCGTGTCATGTACGGGGAGACCCTGCGCGATGCGCTCTTTCGCCACCTCGAGAAGGACCTCGGACCGATGGCCTTCCCGCTGCTGCCGGCAAGCCCCGTGCCCTTCCAGGTCGCGGAGTACTTCCCGTGGCCGGGGTCCAGCCAGTTCATGGACAGTCGCCAGCACGCCGTTGCGCTCGCGTTTGTCGTTCCCGTGACCGGTACGTGCGAGCCCCGTCAGGACGCGCTCGAACTCACCTGGTTGCGGCCAGCGGAGGCGGCATCCGATGCGGTCACGTCCGATATGGAGGGCGGTCGGGGTGCCCTGCTCCGTGCCGCACTCGCATCGGTGGGAGTTCTTCCCTAG
- a CDS encoding 2-phosphosulfolactate phosphatase — translation MSLPESQSRYQVRFAWGVDGGSAIAGDAHVVVWVDALPDAALKPTMIGGDAAVVTGSTGSRAAVAQWILDRQAELGDRAFVAVVAAGGRGGAYAVEDMVAAGAVIDALADLGIDYTSPEAAAAAGAWQALKNAGSHVLTASVAGQLLLATEGPEALEAARAAAGSPDFEVLRPVI, via the coding sequence GTGAGTCTTCCCGAGAGCCAGTCCCGCTACCAGGTCCGTTTCGCGTGGGGTGTCGACGGTGGCAGTGCCATCGCCGGTGACGCGCATGTTGTGGTGTGGGTGGATGCCCTCCCCGACGCCGCGCTCAAGCCGACGATGATCGGTGGCGACGCAGCGGTGGTGACGGGTTCCACGGGATCGCGAGCCGCCGTCGCGCAGTGGATCCTCGATCGGCAGGCCGAGCTCGGTGATCGTGCGTTCGTCGCGGTGGTCGCCGCGGGCGGTCGCGGTGGTGCGTACGCGGTGGAGGACATGGTCGCGGCCGGCGCCGTGATCGATGCGCTCGCCGACCTCGGCATCGACTACACGTCACCGGAGGCGGCGGCCGCCGCTGGCGCGTGGCAGGCGCTCAAGAACGCGGGAAGCCACGTTCTCACGGCCTCGGTCGCCGGTCAGTTGCTGCTCGCCACCGAGGGCCCCGAGGCGCTTGAGGCGGCTCGTGCTGCCGCGGGTTCGCCGGACTTCGAGGTGCTGCGCCCCGTCATCTAG
- a CDS encoding CGNR zinc finger domain-containing protein — protein sequence MLYPTTVRPTGQWLEQTGGPKWWFDSGALALDFAYTGPFADQPGREYLQTASDLAEWLDPRFDEVDGAVSDGDLRDARALRSAIASAAAAASEGSAPTPADVDVINLYAAIPDIPPALAGGTRQAGRAAARTGQALSVIAREAVQLFAADERDRIRSCAADDCSVVFYDESRSNNRRWCSMGRCGNRAKVREYRERRAAAGA from the coding sequence GTGTTGTACCCGACGACAGTAAGGCCCACTGGGCAATGGCTTGAACAGACCGGCGGACCCAAGTGGTGGTTCGACTCCGGAGCACTGGCGCTCGACTTCGCCTACACCGGCCCCTTCGCCGACCAGCCGGGCCGCGAGTACCTGCAGACTGCGAGCGATCTCGCAGAATGGCTCGACCCCCGGTTCGATGAGGTCGACGGTGCGGTGAGCGACGGTGACCTTCGGGATGCCCGCGCCCTCCGCTCGGCAATAGCCAGCGCCGCGGCTGCCGCCAGCGAGGGCTCCGCCCCCACCCCCGCCGACGTGGACGTGATCAACCTGTACGCGGCCATTCCTGACATCCCGCCGGCACTCGCGGGAGGAACCCGCCAGGCTGGGCGCGCCGCTGCCCGCACGGGGCAGGCGCTCTCGGTCATCGCGCGCGAGGCGGTGCAGCTGTTCGCGGCGGACGAGCGCGACCGCATCCGCTCCTGTGCGGCCGACGACTGCTCCGTCGTGTTCTACGACGAGTCCCGGTCGAACAACCGTCGCTGGTGCTCGATGGGCCGCTGCGGCAACCGCGCGAAGGTGCGCGAGTACCGCGAACGCCGCGCTGCCGCCGGAGCCTAG
- a CDS encoding DEAD/DEAH box helicase yields MSTTTFSALGVPAPLVAALTAAGITEPFPIQQDTLPDTLAGRDVLGRGKTGSGKTLAFAIPMVARIASTGRQGRKPRGLILAPTRELATQISATLEPLASAAGLNLTTIFGGVSQQRQVAALKAGVDIVVACPGRLEDLMKQGFAHLDQVEITVLDEADHMADLGFLPVVTRIMNATPNTGQRLLFSATLDNGVDKIVARFLRNQVLHSVDEATSHVSAMTHHLFEVADADVKKDVVEALASGTGRRILFMRTKHHAKRLAKQLTASGIPSVDLHGNLSQPQRDRNLAAFSEGTARVLVATDVAARGVHVDNVELVIHVDPPAEHKAYLHRSGRTARAGSEGDVVTIMMPSQKGDTLSLLRKAAIKVTAEQVTKSSASVTALIGEVAPKVTPAPVTEPARGRSQGGTSQGANAQRKRANRDGRGQGEGGSRRGSAGRSGGRSAAASGSGRGGSYAGGSGRPAQESRGGSQGGNAQPARQHSEQRTASAATAPSRPRGGKGRAQSTGGAIRVGSVVRPNVRGR; encoded by the coding sequence GTGTCAACAACCACTTTCAGCGCGCTCGGCGTGCCCGCTCCCCTCGTCGCCGCCCTCACGGCAGCCGGCATCACGGAGCCGTTCCCCATTCAGCAGGACACCCTGCCCGACACCCTCGCCGGTCGCGACGTTCTCGGCCGCGGCAAGACGGGCTCGGGCAAGACCCTCGCCTTCGCGATCCCCATGGTCGCCCGCATCGCCTCGACGGGGCGTCAGGGACGCAAGCCGCGCGGCCTCATCCTGGCCCCGACGCGGGAGCTGGCAACCCAGATCTCCGCGACGCTGGAGCCGCTGGCATCCGCCGCCGGCCTCAACCTCACCACGATCTTCGGTGGCGTCTCGCAGCAGCGCCAGGTCGCAGCACTCAAGGCCGGCGTCGACATCGTTGTGGCCTGCCCCGGTCGCCTCGAGGACCTCATGAAGCAGGGCTTCGCCCACCTCGACCAGGTCGAGATCACCGTTCTCGATGAGGCCGACCACATGGCTGACCTCGGCTTCCTGCCGGTCGTCACACGCATCATGAACGCCACACCGAACACGGGCCAGCGCCTGCTGTTCAGCGCAACGCTCGACAACGGCGTGGACAAGATCGTGGCGCGCTTCCTGCGCAACCAGGTGCTGCACTCGGTCGACGAGGCAACCTCCCACGTGTCGGCGATGACCCACCACCTCTTCGAGGTCGCGGATGCCGACGTCAAGAAGGATGTCGTCGAGGCACTCGCTTCGGGCACCGGCCGTCGCATCCTCTTCATGCGCACCAAGCACCACGCCAAGCGTCTCGCCAAGCAGTTGACCGCCTCGGGTATTCCGTCGGTCGACCTGCACGGAAACCTCTCGCAGCCGCAGCGTGACCGCAACCTCGCAGCGTTCTCCGAGGGCACGGCCCGTGTTCTCGTGGCAACGGATGTCGCGGCACGCGGCGTCCACGTCGACAACGTCGAGCTCGTCATCCACGTCGACCCCCCGGCCGAGCACAAGGCGTACCTGCACCGCAGCGGACGCACGGCCCGCGCAGGCTCCGAGGGCGATGTCGTGACGATCATGATGCCGTCACAGAAGGGCGACACGCTGTCGCTGCTGCGCAAGGCCGCCATCAAGGTGACGGCCGAGCAGGTCACCAAGTCGTCGGCCTCGGTCACCGCGTTGATCGGCGAGGTTGCCCCCAAGGTCACTCCCGCTCCCGTCACCGAGCCCGCTCGTGGACGCTCGCAGGGCGGTACGTCGCAGGGCGCCAACGCCCAGCGCAAGCGAGCCAACCGCGATGGCCGCGGCCAGGGCGAGGGCGGCTCGCGCCGTGGTTCGGCCGGACGCTCCGGTGGACGCTCGGCCGCGGCATCCGGCTCCGGTCGTGGTGGCTCGTACGCGGGTGGCTCCGGTCGCCCGGCGCAGGAGTCGCGCGGCGGATCGCAGGGTGGCAACGCCCAGCCCGCACGCCAGCACTCGGAGCAGCGCACGGCCTCTGCCGCGACTGCCCCGTCGCGCCCGCGCGGCGGCAAGGGTCGCGCGCAGTCGACGGGTGGCGCCATCCGTGTCGGGTCCGTCGTGCGGCCGAATGTGCGTGGTCGGTAA